A window from Culex pipiens pallens isolate TS chromosome 3, TS_CPP_V2, whole genome shotgun sequence encodes these proteins:
- the LOC120414485 gene encoding uncharacterized protein LOC120414485 — MMKLLCIFALVSVALASTVQLPAESLPVHVRRVREAEGSVVQKDAQEAPVAAGTEDLEGAETFFHKKIYVVPSYGYGGYHGGYYGHGYGYGGYGYGGYGHGGYGGYGYGYPHYY, encoded by the exons atgatGAAG CTCCTCTGCATTTTTGCTCTGGTTTCAGTCGCTCTGGCCAGCACGGTCCAGCTTCCGGCAGAGTCACTTCCGGTGCACGTGCGACGTGTTCGGGAGGCTGAAGGTTCAGTTGTGCAAAAGGATGCTCAAGAAGCTCCAGTCGCGGCTGGCACCGAAGATCTAGAGGGCGCCGAAACGTTCTTCCACAAGAAGATCTACGTTGTCCCGTCGTACGGTTATGGAGGATATCACGGTGGATACTACGGACACGGATACGGATATGGCGGATACGGATATGGTGGTTATGGACACGGTGGCTATGGCGGCTATGGTTACGGATATCCTCACtactattaa
- the LOC120414483 gene encoding uncharacterized protein LOC120414483, whose protein sequence is MFKIIALGALLVCCAVMARAVPVDQTELDEMAEAPAVGVSQTSQAVVEQEPKISAPKESDVSEQNKEAMENAETIGFGYHKTFHVAPRVFVPPYPLPYHAVGAYGYGIPAIPSYGGYGGYVVY, encoded by the exons ATGTTCAAG ATCATCGCCCTTGGTGCCCTGCTGGTGTGCTGTGCCGTGATGGCCCGTGCCGTGCCCGTGGACCAGACTGAACTGGACGAAATGGCGGAAGCCCCCGCGGTCGGAGTGTCCCAAACGAGCCAGGCCGTGGTCGAGCAGGAGCCCAAAATCTCCGCCCCGAAGGAGAGCGACGTGAGCGAGCAGAACAAGGAGGCCATGGAGAACGCCGAAACGATCGGATTTGGATACCACAAGACGTTCCACGTGGCGCCACGTGTGTTCGTTCCGCCGTACCCGCTGCCGTACCATGCTGTTGGCGCGTACGGATACGGAATCCCGGCGATCCCGAGCTACGGAGGTTATGGAGGTTATGTGGTGTACTAG
- the LOC120414484 gene encoding uncharacterized protein LOC120414484: MFKILVLFAVASAIAANSIPVPPTSGQPSVPVPPLPMLIRHARAAEMPTEPKEVQSTGEAAESADDMEKAETFGFGFHKHIYVSPSYGYGGYYPYSYGYGYGYPSYGYGGYGYPYYY, encoded by the exons atgttcaag ATTCTGGTCCTGTTCGCCGTTGCTTCGGCAATTGCTGCCAATTCAATCCCCGTGCCACCGACCAGCGGCCAACCGTCGGTTCCAGTGCCTCCACTTCCAATGTTGATTCGGCATGCCCGGGCAGCTGAGATGCCAACGGAACCCAAAGAAGTACAATCTACCGGGGAAGCTGCTGAATCTGCTGACGACATGGAGAAGGCGGAAACGTTCGGATTTGGATTCCACAAGCACATCTACGTGAGCCCGTCGTACGGATATGGTGGATACTATCCTTACAGTTACGGATATGGATACGGATATCCCAGCTACGGATACGGTGGTTATGGATATCCTTACTATTATTGA
- the LOC120414502 gene encoding ATP-dependent RNA helicase A-like: MMKFICLLALVSVALASTSQLPAAPLPVLMRQVRAAEVPQPQNAQAKTDSVGSDDLEGAETFFHKKIYVVPAFGYGGYHGGYYGHGYGYGGYGYGGYGYGGYGYPHYY; this comes from the exons atgatgaag TTCATCTGCCTACTTGCCCTGGTGTCGGTGGCCTTGGCCAGCACATCGCAGCTTCCAGCGGCCCCACTGCCGGTGTTGATGCGCCAAGTTCGAGCAGCTGAAGTGCCACAGCCACAGAATGCCCAGGCCAAAACGGATTCCGTTGGCTCCGATGATCTAGAGGGCGCCGAAACGTTCTTCCACAAGAAGATCTACGTCGTTCCGGCGTTCGGCTATGGAGGCTATCACGGTGGATACTACGGACATGGTTACGGCTATGGTGGATACGGATACGGTGGATACGGTTACGGAGGTTATGGATATCCCCACTATTATTAA
- the LOC120414501 gene encoding uncharacterized protein LOC120414501 — MFKILCLFVLVSAIAANAIPMPSVPAPLPMLIRHARAAEMPTEPKEVQSTGEAAESADDMEKAETFGFGFHKHIYVSPSYGYGGYYPYSYGYGYGYPSYGFGGYGYPYYY; from the exons ATGTTCAAA ATTCTGTGCCTATTTGTCCTGGTTTCGGCCATTGCTGCCAATGCCATCCCAATGCCTTCGGTTCCAGCGCCACTTCCGATGTTGATTCGGCATGCCCGGGCAGCTGAGATGCCAACGGAACCCAAAGAAGTACAATCTACCGGGGAAGCTGCTGAATCGGCTGACGACATGGAGAAGGCGGAAACGTTCGGATTTGGATTCCACAAGCACATCTACGTTAGCCCATCGTACGGATATGGTGGATACTATCCTTACAGCTATGGATACGGATACGGATATCCCAGCTACGGATTCGGTGGTTATGGATACCCTTACTACTACTAA
- the LOC120414498 gene encoding shematrin-like protein 1 → MFKIVILLAVVSAIAAIPMPSVPAPLPVLMRQVRAAEMPTEPKEVQSAGGAAESADDMEKAETFGFGFHKHIYVSPSYGYGGYYPYSYGYGYPSYGYGGYGYPYYY, encoded by the exons ATGTTCAAA aTTGTGATCCTGCTCGCTGTGGTTTCGGCCATTGCTGCCATCCCAATGCCTTCGGTTCCAGCGCCACTTCCGGTGTTGATGCGACAAGTCCGGGCAGCTGAGATGCCAACGGAACCCAAAGAAGTACAATCTGCGGGGGGAGCTGCTGAATCTGCTGACGACATGGAGAAGGCGGAAACGTTCGGATTTGGATTCCACAAGCACATCTACGTGAGCCCATCGTACGGATATGGTGGATACTATCCTTACAGCTATGGATACGGATATCCCAGCTACGGATACGGTGGTTATGGATACCCCTACTACTACTAG
- the LOC120414475 gene encoding TM2 domain-containing protein almondex, which produces MFGRDCVRLNLKSVIFLIVAVIMSHVRITQTSVHSNSPEVIPTKQEKSNSDNDRSAVLINTSNKIPSDTSHCPNDTLCSDLPNSCLACPTIPPQCVYGSEVTVSCSPKPSVLCRNEPLPSPSSSSSPNAVNSQGSVEIKRRTLCRYCYQTERWEQICEQKGGCNSVDSQFKTNCTVNGEILCFGNRTFMRKVPCNWTQGYRWSTTLILSITLGGFGVDRFFLGHWQEGIGKLFSFGGLGVWTLIDVLLISLHYLGPADGSLYI; this is translated from the exons ATGTTCGGCAGAGACTGTGTGCGGTTGAATTTGAAGTCAGTTATTTTCCTCATCGTGGCCGTCATAATGTCCCACGTTCGGATTACGCAAACAT cTGTTCACTCAAACAGTCCAGAAGTTAtt CCTACAAAGCAAGAAAAGAGCAACAGTGACAACGATCGATCTGCAGTTTTGATCAACACTAGT AACAAAATCCCCTCCGACACGAGCCACTGCCCGAACGACACGCTCTGCTCGGACCTGCCCAACTCGTGCCTCGCGTGTCCCACAATTCCGCCGCAGTGCGTTTACGGCTCGGAAGTGACCGTAAGCTGCAGTCCGAAGCCGTCGGTCCTGTGCCGGAACGAGCCACTGCCGTCACCGTCGTCCTCGTCCTCGCCGAACGCCGTCAACTCGCAGGGAAGCGTTGAGATCAAGCGGCGCACGCTCTGCCGGTACTGCTACCAAACCGAGCGCTGGGAGCAGATTTGCGAGCAGAAGGGCGGCTGCAACTCGGTTGATTCGCAGTTCAAAACCAACTGCACCGTCAACGGGGAGATTCTGTGCTTCGGCAATAGGACGTTCATGCGGAAAGTGCCCTGCAACTGGACGCAGGGCTATCGTTGGTCAACGACGCTGATTCTGAGCATCACGCTCGGTGGGTTTGGGGTTGATCGGTTCTTTCTCGGGCACTGGCAGGAGGGCATCGGGAAGTTGTTCAGCTTTGGGGGGTTAGGTGTTTGGACGCTGATCGACGTGCTGCTGATCTCGTTGCACTATCTGGGACCGGCAGATGGGTCGTTGTATATTTAA